The Gloeomargarita lithophora Alchichica-D10 genomic sequence TTCTCACCAATGGCTTTTTCGATACCCAAACCGGCCTGTTTCTCACCCCCCGCCAACAGCCCAAGTATTACATTGCCACCGACACGCTCCAACGGGAACGTTACCGGGGGTTACTGCCCAGCGATTTGTTAGATATTATCGTGTACAACAGCTTGCATTTCGATTCCACCACCGAAACCGGCACCGTGTTTCACCTGATGGGCTGTCTGTCCGAATTTGGCAAACTGGGTCTCACCTGCATCAGTGATTCCGCCGACAAGACCCAGCACCTATTTGACCAGGTGGTACGCATTCTGGACGAGGAAACCGAACCCCGGAATTAGTTCCAGCCCACGGTCAGGCTGTCCTGGGTCAGGAAATGATCCAGATGCGCCGCCCGTTCCTCGGTTTTTAGGAGGATTTGTTCATACAAATAACGGGTCGCCCGGTCGCCCAAACTCTCCGCCTGCGCCGCCTGTTGCCGCAAAAGGGTAAGCACCGCCTGCTCCGCCTGCAAATCATGGCGAATCATCTGACGGCAGGCAAACACCCCGTCCGCTTCCGGGGTAAAGGCACACAACGCCGCCAACTGGGTAAAACTGGCCGCCGGGATGCCCCCCAAATTGTTCAGCCGTTCGCCCAAATCGTGGGTGTGCCCCGCCACCGCTTCATAACTGTCCTGGAAGTATTCGTGGAGCATATAAAACTCGGAACCTTCCACGACAAAATGATGCTTCTGGTACTGCAAATAAAGGGCTTGGAAACTCGCCAACAGGCGGTTCATCCCCTCGCAAATCGGGCTGGTCACCTGCAAATCTAAACCGATGGCATTACCCGCCATCTCCCCAAATGCACGCACAATCGTAGTGGTCATGGAATTACCTCCCTCAGATGGATTACTCAATCAACAACCTATAGCAATATGGCACGATTTACAAACAGAAATTCCACAGAACCAATTACGGGGGCGGTGCCCCTGCGACCGCTGTTCTAAATTCAAATAAGATTGCTATATTTATCAATCTAGCAGGTGTTCAGGGCATTGTCAATAAGTTTTGGTAAATGAAATCAACTAGTTTGGGGCTTAAATTGTACTTAAATGAATATAAAAGGCAATTAAATTGCTTGCAAGTCGGTATTTCCTTGGGAAAAACCAGTGGTATGTTCCAGATTCTTTTATCAAAAGATAGCAACAAACTAGCAGGGAAAGAGCTTGGTTTGGTATTCATTCTCAATAACTGCACCGCCAACGCCCTAGGCACTGGGATAGGTTCCCCAAGTCTATCCATAGCAGTTGTCAACAAGGGTATTGAATGCCAGGATGATGGTGGCAGGTGGAGGGATGTCGTGATGACAGGGAATTATCTCGCTAACAGCCTGGTATGCAGGAGAAGCAAGAACGGGGGCAATGCCTGTGGCACACTTCCGGTTGGTGTAGCCCGTCTTTGGGACGCTCTGGCTCTGCGACCTATTTTTAGGGGGAGTCGTAATTATGGGCACCTCTATAAATTGAAAATT encodes the following:
- a CDS encoding Dps family protein — translated: MTTTIVRAFGEMAGNAIGLDLQVTSPICEGMNRLLASFQALYLQYQKHHFVVEGSEFYMLHEYFQDSYEAVAGHTHDLGERLNNLGGIPAASFTQLAALCAFTPEADGVFACRQMIRHDLQAEQAVLTLLRQQAAQAESLGDRATRYLYEQILLKTEERAAHLDHFLTQDSLTVGWN